A stretch of DNA from Candidatus Saccharibacteria bacterium oral taxon 488:
GTTCGCCGAGCTTCACCCCGACAGCGTTGATAAACTCGTCCTGATGAGCGCGGTGAGTTTCAAGAAATGGCCTAGTCAAAGTACTCGTATGGCAGCCCGTATCGCGTTTAATCCTGTGCTCGAACATATAACGTGGGCAGTGATGCGCTGGCTGCTCCGCAGATGGTCGCGAAAAATAGTCAGTTATTTGTTTCAACAACTCACGACATTGGACGCGCGTGACGTGCTTGCTAGCTACCCGCCGTCGTCTATCGATGCAATCGCGTCGATGTTTATGCAATTTCGCTCTGGCAGTGGGTTCATGAATGACATTAGTCGGCGTTTGATGAAGGGTAATCCCGAAACTATCACACAACCGACGCTTATACTGCATAGTAAGTATGATGGTTCGGTTCCGCTCGACCATCCGCTTCACACCGCGAAGCAGATCAAGCACGCCGTGCTTTCCATCAATAATACCGAATCGCACGTGATGTGGCTGAGTCCTAAGTGGATGGAAGTCGAAAATACGCTCGATGAGTTTCTCGCTTCAAAGTGATAAGGGCGCCGCTTAAATCATTATTCTGCCAAGTTCAGCGATTGCCTGGCTTCTTCGTTGCACGAGGCGGTCGCGACATTTCGGGGGCTGGTCGAACAACGAAAGGATACACTTAGGCATACAGCTGCGGACGCCTGTTGAGATGTTGCAGAGGTGGTGAGGTGGTACGATAGATATACACGATCAGCAGACTATGTATTCAAAGTGGCTATCGCTACTTGAAAATAATGGCTTGGCAGTGTCATAATATTACAAATATGTTAGAGTTTGGTTCGACCGAAGATAAGACCGCATTACAAGCAAGTCTTAATAAATCACGAAAGTTGTGGCGCAAGATACTAGATATAGCCCAAAAAAGCTAAGTCATCATAAATAAACTATCTAAGAGCAGTAAAAAGTAAGGAGCAATTATGAGTAGACAAAACTATACCGAAGAATTCAGCGTCAACGGCGATCAAGTTGTCGAGAAAGTCAAGCAACTTATCAAAGAAGGCAACGTCCGCCGCGTTATCATCAAGAACGAAAAAGGCGAAAGCATCATGGAATTCCCGGTCACTGCTGGCGTGGTAGGTGCATTATTACTACCGACACTTGCAGCACTTGGCGCAGCGGTGGCATTGATGGCACAGTGTACGATTGCGGTAGAGCGACGAGACTGACTTGATTATTTATCAACTTGGTGCGGATGGGGAGAGTCGAACTCCCGTCTCAACCTTGGGAAGGTCACATAATAGCCGTTATACGACACCCGCAATGAAGTTATTATACATGATTTCTAGTCAAACCACTAGGATATTGCAGCATTTTCTTGACGCTTACGCTAAAAGTTTGACATATAATTTTAGTGCGCTACAATAGACATATGACGAAGCGAAAACTGGTTACAACTAGCATAGCAACTCTAATCGTCATCGGCGGCTTGTCGCTTGGTGCACTGCACTTCTTGTCGCAGGTAAATAACGCCCCGCCCCAAGCGACAAAATACGCTGACCGAACTACGTCGCCGACTGGCTCATCTGGCTCATTGAGTACCGATAGTCGCTCTCACTCTGATACCAACTCCACGAACGATAATCAGCAACCAAGCAAGCCCAACCAAAACACTGACAATAAGCCGACGCCAGCTGAGCACAATTGGGTAACGCAGACGATGCGCCAGAATCAAGCCCAGACCACAAATCAACAGCCCGAACGTCGCGACCCTCATGGCTCAACTGAGCAGACTAATCAACTGCCGCACAACAACTCATCAAACAATAACTCTAGCAATAAGAGGCGCAAGCGTAGCGTTCCAAGCCAGCCTCAGCCATCAAAGCCCAGCGGCCCGGCGAACCACGACCGAAACCAGGCGGCAATTGATGGCTGGCAGATTGATTATTTTGAAGGCTTTGACTCGTCGATCAAGCAAACTAAATGGGTGCAGTACGGCTGGGGCGATCCAGCGGTTGGCCACGGCTGTATGGGCGTGATGTCACAACGCAATTCGTTCACTCGAGACGGCAAACTGGTAATTCGTACTCAGTACGAGAACGGCCAGTGGAGTACTGGTGGCGCCAGCTCAGGTGATGTATTCACCGCCTCACGCAGTCGCTGGGAAGTTCGTGCCAAGTTCCCGAAAGCCAAAGGTGTCGGCTACGCATTCCTTCTCTGGCCAAAGGACGAAGGCTGGCCGCCAGAGATTGATTTCGCTGAGGGGCGCGTCAATGGTCCTCGTGTTGAGGCAACGTACCACTGGGATCCGGACAACAAGCAAAAGCAAGTATCCCTTGATAATCATGATATGAGCGGCTGGCACACATACGGCGTTATTGTCGAGAAGGATCATATCATTTTTACGCTAGACGGCAAAGAATGGGGTCGTATCAATCATCCGAATGTCACTGATAAGCAGATGTTCCTCGGTGTGCAGGCTGGAGCAATGAACCCAAATGGTATTAATAAGCATACCGAGACCGTTGACGGCGGCGTACCTAATCCACTCACGCCAGCCGTATCCGATATTGAAATTGACTATGTAGCGCATTACGTGCGGAAATAGCGGCTTGCCAGATAACGGCAACTTTAGTACAATGAGATAGCAAGTTTGTGGCTCTTTAGCTCAGTTGGTAGAGCAGAGGCCTGAAGAGCCTTGTGTCCCCAGTTCGAGTCTGGGAGGAGCCACCAAACATTGCATTTTATTCGCGGCTTTGTTACAATAAACCGTGAACCACATGCGGGTATAGCTCAGTTGTTAGAGCGCTTCCTTGCCATGGAAGAGGCCAGGAGTTAGAGTCTCCTTACCCGCACCATGAAAGACTTTTCAAGCTCTGAAAGGTCTTTTTTGTTTATAGCCAATCTGTAAAGTACGCTGCAGCCCTCTCCAGGGCAAACTCCATGAATCGAGCCTTGTCTTGCTTATTTATATCTTCTAATTATATATTTATACCCAGAGGATATTCTTTTTAGTCTGGCAAACTAGAAGTCTCTAGTGGAGAAATATACTTAACGCTCATTCAATAGCGAACGAAATCCATTGGCTATCGTATTGGCATGCGTATTATAAAGGAAGTGGCTGCCACCTAAAACCGTAACGAACGATTCGTTGGGGCGTGGTAATTGTGCGATATGTATTTCTTTCCATTTGGGAAACAGCTCTTGTGACTGGTTCGACAAGTAAAATCTAACGGGTATATCAGAGGGGAATTTGGAGGTTGCACTTAAGCCACCACTATCGCTATCAGACCGCACTGTCTCATCAAGTACCGCGCTACTCGTAAAGTTGCGGTTCATAAGTTTGTTAGCTAATAATCGCTCCTCGTCAGTATAAGTTCGTCCCGTCATCTCGGAAATAGCATTCGGGTTTATGGCCAGATAGGCGCGAATTAAACCCGCTCCGCCAGCAAACCGCAACAAGCCAGTCGTTATTGACGAAGCTGCCTGTTGTTTCTGCAAATCTGATGGCATAGACTTTAGCTGCTCAGGCACCGAAGTATCTATACCGACAACCGCTTCAACTTCATTAGTATGTGTCAAGGAATACTTCAATGCGTATAAACCAGAGACTGAGTGGGCTATTATAGAATATTTCTTATACCCCAACTTCGAGATAGTCTGATGGATCTCGGATACGATATTATCAGTGGAGCGAGGTTTTGTCGTATCGTCACTTAGTCCATAGCCAAATCCCTCATACACGACTACAGTAAAATCTTTTTTGAGATTATCAACAAGTTGCTTAAATTCAAGTGCTGGAGCGGGGACGCCAAGACCAGGCAGCAGCACGACAACTTTTTTAGCATTACCCTGAATGTCAACGTGCACTCTCCCGCCATCAATCTGCACATATTGACCGTACGAGTCTTTGATTCCATTGTATTCAACTCCGCTCAAAACAATGTTTATCAAAGCGAGGATTAGCAAGATAGTAGCTAAACCGCCGAATATCCATAGGAGAACTTTAATTATCTTAGTTTTATGCTTCACGGGGTAATTATAGCATTTCAACCAGGCTATGTGAATAGATTGTATTAATAACACCATACCCATCACTCATTTGCCCAAATCCCCCATCTCGCTTATACTTAAATCATGAAAACTTGGCAAGATGTTGCTTCTTTGTATCAGATTTATCCGCGTAGTTTTCGAGATACTAGTGGCGATGGCATTGGTGATTTGAATGGCATTGCCGAAAAGCTGGATTATTTGGCGTGGCTGAGGGTTGACGCGATTTGGATTTCGCCGTTTTTCGTCTCGCCGCTGACTGATTTTGGCTATGATATTGCTGACTATCGGAAAATTGATCCGACATTTGGCGAGCTGGATGATTTTCGGGCGCTGCTAGAAAAAGCCCATATCCTAGACATTAAAGTTATGATTGATCTCGTTCCCTGCCATACATCTGATCAGCATCCGTGGTTTCAGGAAGCACGGTCATCGCGGGACAATCCCAAGCGTGATTATTATGTCTGGCGCGACGGGCGGGATGGCAATGAGCCAAATAATTGGCGCAGTCTGTCGGGTGGCAGTTCATGGGAGTTTGATGAGCAGACCAATCAATTTTATCTCCATTCGTTCCTGAAAACACAGCCGGATTTGAATTGGGATAATCCTGCGGTTCGCGATGAGATGAAAAACGTGGTGCGATTTTGGTTTGATATGGGCGTAGATGGCATGCGAGTTGACGCGATTTGGGGTATTTCTAAAGATCCGGAGTTTGGCAATGATTCGCCAAATCCTGATTTTCACGGCGATCCTGAAGCCTACGGCGCATTCATTCACGACCACTGTAAAATGGGGCCGCATTTTCAAGAATATCTGCATGAACTGGCGTCGGTTTGTGATGAATATGATGATAAGCAGATGGTGTTTGAATTTTATCCGGACGAAAAGCTGGGCGATATTTACCAGCAGTACCACCAGGTGCTGACGACCCACCCGAAAGCGTCGGCATTTTTCATGGAGTACCGCCAGGACGAGTGGCACGCGGAGCATACTGGACAGAAGATTGAGAATTATCTGCAGGCGGCAGATTCAGCCAAGCCGTTTTTCTGCGTCGGCAATCACGATCAGCCGCGCATTGCCTCGCGACTCGGGACAGAGCGAGCACGGGCCTTGCATTTTCTCAACCTGCTCACGCCGGGCGTTAGCGTGATGTACTATGGTGACGAGATTGGCATGACGAATGGCGAGCTGACTGCTGAGGATATTCAGGATAATTTTAGTCCCGCCAATTCCACCATCGACAGCCGTGACCTGGAGCGCACGCCGATGCAATGGGATGATACGCGGTTTGCTGGATTCTCAAGCACGAAGCCGTGGCTACCCGTTCACGCCAATATGGCCAAAACCAACGTCCTAGCACAAGCCATGCACCCTGACTCACTCCTACATCTGCACCGACGGCTGCTTCACCTGCGGCGGAGTATGCCGATATTGCAGCACGGCACGCTTGAAGTGATCAACGCTGGTAATGGATTTGTCCTCGGTATCAAACGAGAGCTGGGCAGCGAGCGGGCTTATATTTATATTAACTTCGCTGATGCACCACAGCATTTTTTTATCCCAGAACATACCGAGATCATCGCCTCAACCCACTCCTACTGCTCTACCATCGATAATAATCAGCAGCTAACAATTCAGAAATATTGTGGGGTTTTATTATTACCGCAGAATAATGGGTAGCTATTGCTTATGTCTTTACAGTTTGAGTATACTGTTCTACAATATCTGCAAGTTTAGTTAATAACGAAGGGTAACTATGGCTACAGACTTCCAAGAAAAAGCTTGTGAAAAGGCTTTACGTGAGTATCGTAAAAAATATTTAACAAAGAAAGAAAACCTCAATGCTGATGAGTCAACGGCACGCCTGATGGTCAATAGCCTGCTCAGTGTGGTGCTTGGATATACTCTCATTGACGAGATTAAAACAGAACATATGATTCGTGGTACATATGTTGACTACGTTGTGCAGCTAAATAAGAAAATTCATTTTATTGTTGAAGCAAAGGCCACCTCTATTGACCTCAATGAGCGCCACCTCAAACAGGCTGTTGACTATGCCTCAAACGAAGGCGTTGATTGGGTGATCTTAACTAATGGTCGCTGCGTCGAGCTTCACCGTGTTATCTTTGAAAAGCCGATTCGCTCACAGCGTATTTTTGCCTATGACTTAACCAATTTATCAACAATTAGAACTGCAGCAAAGCACCTAGTGAATCTCACCAAGAAATCTGTGCTCAGAGGTGATTTGGATAAATACTGGAAGCGTTTTGATGCGCTAACCGAAGACAACATGAGAAAGGCTATTAAGTCACCCGATGTTATTCGTAGCTTGAGACTGTTCATTAAGAAAAAGTCGACTATCAACTTTACCGATGCCGAGGTTGCCAAAGCGATTGACAAACTAATCAGTTAATTACCGTGCTTCACCAAGGCTAGACCTGTCACCCCGCCAGTAATCCCCTGCTAGTACAGCTGTGCCCACGATGCAACATATCTATTAAGTCCATTCGGGCCGAGCCGCCCTGCACCGATACACTTCAACCTCAACTGCTGACCCAAACCATTGACCGCAAAGAACGCCGTTGGATCAGGACCACGCAGCACTCGTACCGCCCCCTTAATTGGCCGATCATTTAACTCAGCCTTACCAGCCACCGACACCCAGCCGATATAGAATAGCAACTTGTCAAGCTCATCACCACTACCCTCAAACCGAGGTCGCAGCACCCCATATTCATCCCAGCCGCCAGCAACTGGCGCCTGAAATAGTGGCCCTGGTTTTTGGCCTTTGGCTCCTGGCAGGATAAGTACTTTCTTCGGATCAACAGCATCCGGGTCAACTTCGTGACATGACCATGGGCTAGAGTGATTAATATCATACGCACGCCCTCCAGCCGCCAGTAGCCGCAGTGGCGATATCGCTACGTCCCCCATTCGTTTTAATAGACCGTATGGGAGTGGCCGCAGCGGTGATTCACTATCAAATTGTTCTTTCATACTCGCCTCCTCCTTATAATAATCGTACCTTTGGATAGTTATTATCACCGAGCACGCCAGTGTCTATAATATCCAGTCGATCTGCGTTCCGTCAGGATGTACCGCAAAAAACTCTGTCTCTAGGCGTGCTGGACCACTCAACATTCGCACGTATTGATCATCGATTGGTAGACGATGGACTATTGACTGCTTTACCTGACCACTCCCACGTTCACGCACTACCCAGCCAATATGGAATGGCGGCTTAGCCCGCAGCACGCAATAATGCCGCCAGCCAACGAGCCCTGGCGCATGAAAAAGAAATGAAAAGCGGCCCGGTAGTAGCTCGTCTGTCTCACCATTCGTCGTCACCGTCAGCGCTGGGTCTATCAGCGACAGATCAATATCACGCTGGCAATGCCACGGGTGGGTCTCCTGCATACTGTCTCGGCGAAAACCGCCCAACATAAACATCAGCGGCCGCATTGCTACGTCCGCCATTTTCGTCCATAACGGTAGGGGTTCAGGGCGAAGAGCCGAGTGATTGTGTTCGTCTCGCCGTTTCTCCATCATCACCTCGCCAGCGTCAGCCACTTATCTCCTTACGGAAGTAAGTGAGGTGCGCACCCCCATAACTACGATTGTCCACCACAACAATTCCGTTTTGAATTGGCACCTCACCTATTCCTGAGTGTGATAATACCATATGTCCACCCGGTTTGAGAAGCCCCATCAGTCGCAAAACTGTGGAAAACTGAGGGTTGTGATATGGGGGATCGGCAAAAATGATATCAAACTTCTCTGTTACGCTCATGCTTTCCAGCCAATTTGATATCGTTGTTTTTATTACAATAGCGTTTTCGCTGGCGCCCACGGTGCTAATATTTTCGGCAATGACACGCTGCGCAACTCGATCTCGTTCCACGAAAACTACTGACTCAGCACCGCGACTGAGCGCCTCCAGGCCAATCGCGCCAGAGCCGGCAAAAGCGTCCAAAACCCGCGCACCGCGGACTGTTTCGCCCAGTGAATTGAACATCGCCGAACGGACTCGCTCGCCCATGGGATGCGTCGTCGAGCCTGGCGGCGCCTGGACGAATCGTCCGCCAAATTCCCCAGCGATAAGCTTAACGCGCACGCTGCTCCTCAGCCAGCCACACCGCACTCAGCCAGCCTAGTACCACCGCACGAATGATCAGCGGCATCAGTTGACGATTGGTCTGCCGCGCCAGCTCCGTCGTCCAGCCAGTCTTGGCGAACTTTTCATACATGGCCATATCCGCCACCTCGTGAACGCAGCCGAGATAGAATGCCCGAAAGCCCGCCTGGCGTACCTCCTCAATGTCGTGCTGCTGCGGGAGGCCGGCGGCAAACCGTTGGTAGGCCACTACGCTGGCGACACCCGCCTCAAACGCCAGATGCATAGTCATCACACCCTTTGCGCCCCAAAACTCCCAGTTATTGCGCAGGGTTTTGAGCACCGTTTCGCCCGGCATGAGGCTCTTTTTGATCAGCGAATTACGGGTCTCCATACCCTCACCGCGCAGCTGAGCCAATTTCTCCTCCAGTGGAAAATGATGTGGTGGCGTTAACCCATCAGTGATCGCGTGCGCCATCCATGCTGCCTCAAATGCTGCTCGCTCACAGTTATCAGCACTCAGCGCCGCTGCCAGATTAGTGATGTGTTGCTCAACCATCTCGAGGAGCGCCACGTCATTCGGATCGTGCGGGTCAATGAAGTGCCACGGCTCATCAACAGCCGGACTTTTCCGTTTGATACCATCGGGGCCATTATTACCCTCGAAATGCAAAATCTGTCTGCTTGACGGAAAGTTGCACCATGACGGCAACAGCTGCACGATGTGCCGCCGCGCGACCCGATCAATTTTTTGATGAACACCCATCAGATTGCCTGACTTGGTGTGAAATGTGGTTCCTGAATACATACTTATCTCTCTAATTTAGCGTCGTTAATCGCTGATAGCGACTGACGGCACGCGCCAGATGGTTATATTGTAACAAATCCTGCCCCTCTTTGACAAAGCGCTCGGCCTCCGTCTGTGCACGGGCAATCAGCGGCGTGTCGCTCAGCGAGGCAATTTTTAGGTTCAGCGCGCCATGTTGCGCTCGGCCGTAGATCTCGCCAGGGCCGCGCAACTTCAAGTCAACTTCCGCCAGGTAAAAGCCGTCTTGTGACTTCTCAATTTCCCTGAAGCGCTGGCTTGGTTTGTCGTGACTCGACAGCATCAAATGACAAAAACTCTGGTGTTCGCCACGTCCAACCCGCCCACGCAGCTGATGAAGCTGGCTGAGGCCAAAATGATCAGCATTTTCGATGAGCATGACCGTAGCGTTCGGCACATTAACACCGACCTCCACCACTGTGGTACTCACCAACATGTCAATGTCGCCGTCCGCAAACTGCTGCATAACCGCCGCTTTTTCCTCCGGCGGCAGTTTACCGTGTAGCAGCCCAACGCGGCGATGATGAAACATCGTTTTCGCCAATTTGTGATATTCCGCCTCGACCGACTTTTTATCATTGTCGGGATTATCGTCGATCAATGGGCAGATGACGTAGGCTTGGCGACTCTGAGCCAGTTCATGGTCAATGGTTTCATAGAGTTTCGGCGCTGAAGCTGGCGACCAAATTTTCGTTTCAATCGGCTGACGCCCGGCTGGTAGCTCATCCAAAATCGAGATGTCTAGTTCACCATACAATGTCAACGCCAAACTCCGCGGAATCGGCGTGGCAGTCATACTTAGCAGATGCGGCATGTAGTCTGACTTTTGTAGCAACGCCTGCCGCTGCTTGACGCCAAATCGATGCTGCTCGTCAATCACCACAAACCCCAGCTTGTGGTACGCCACTTTTTCCTGAATCAGCGCGTGCGTGCCAACCACCACGCTAATATTGCCGTTGGCTAAATTATCCAGCAGTTGCCGTCGCTGAGCGCCCTTGACATGCCCCGTCAGCAGCGCCACCGACACACCAAACGGCGATAACAACTCATCCAGCGTCTTAGCGTGCTGAGCCGCCAAAATCTCCGTTGGTGCCATGATGGCTGTCTGGAAACCAGCCTGCGCCACCTCCGCCGCTACCAACCCAGCGACCACCGTTTTGCCCGAGCCAACGTCGCCCTGCAACAAGCGGTTCATC
This window harbors:
- a CDS encoding alpha/beta hydrolase, whose amino-acid sequence is MMELLQTSRGTIEYRHDMHGSLTVLILNGGHTTAAMRTGEDYFVSRGYSILSVSRPGYGGTDTALSETYGEFEQATNELLEQLGIERVILVGISAGGRAAMRFAELHPDSVDKLVLMSAVSFKKWPSQSTRMAARIAFNPVLEHITWAVMRWLLRRWSRKIVSYLFQQLTTLDARDVLASYPPSSIDAIASMFMQFRSGSGFMNDISRRLMKGNPETITQPTLILHSKYDGSVPLDHPLHTAKQIKHAVLSINNTESHVMWLSPKWMEVENTLDEFLASK
- a CDS encoding DUF4342 domain-containing protein encodes the protein MSRQNYTEEFSVNGDQVVEKVKQLIKEGNVRRVIIKNEKGESIMEFPVTAGVVGALLLPTLAALGAAVALMAQCTIAVERRD
- a CDS encoding glycosyl hydrolase family protein; amino-acid sequence: MRQNQAQTTNQQPERRDPHGSTEQTNQLPHNNSSNNNSSNKRRKRSVPSQPQPSKPSGPANHDRNQAAIDGWQIDYFEGFDSSIKQTKWVQYGWGDPAVGHGCMGVMSQRNSFTRDGKLVIRTQYENGQWSTGGASSGDVFTASRSRWEVRAKFPKAKGVGYAFLLWPKDEGWPPEIDFAEGRVNGPRVEATYHWDPDNKQKQVSLDNHDMSGWHTYGVIVEKDHIIFTLDGKEWGRINHPNVTDKQMFLGVQAGAMNPNGINKHTETVDGGVPNPLTPAVSDIEIDYVAHYVRK
- a CDS encoding alpha/beta hydrolase; translation: MGMVLLIQSIHIAWLKCYNYPVKHKTKIIKVLLWIFGGLATILLILALINIVLSGVEYNGIKDSYGQYVQIDGGRVHVDIQGNAKKVVVLLPGLGVPAPALEFKQLVDNLKKDFTVVVYEGFGYGLSDDTTKPRSTDNIVSEIHQTISKLGYKKYSIIAHSVSGLYALKYSLTHTNEVEAVVGIDTSVPEQLKSMPSDLQKQQAASSITTGLLRFAGGAGLIRAYLAINPNAISEMTGRTYTDEERLLANKLMNRNFTSSAVLDETVRSDSDSGGLSATSKFPSDIPVRFYLSNQSQELFPKWKEIHIAQLPRPNESFVTVLGGSHFLYNTHANTIANGFRSLLNER
- a CDS encoding alpha-amylase; its protein translation is MKTWQDVASLYQIYPRSFRDTSGDGIGDLNGIAEKLDYLAWLRVDAIWISPFFVSPLTDFGYDIADYRKIDPTFGELDDFRALLEKAHILDIKVMIDLVPCHTSDQHPWFQEARSSRDNPKRDYYVWRDGRDGNEPNNWRSLSGGSSWEFDEQTNQFYLHSFLKTQPDLNWDNPAVRDEMKNVVRFWFDMGVDGMRVDAIWGISKDPEFGNDSPNPDFHGDPEAYGAFIHDHCKMGPHFQEYLHELASVCDEYDDKQMVFEFYPDEKLGDIYQQYHQVLTTHPKASAFFMEYRQDEWHAEHTGQKIENYLQAADSAKPFFCVGNHDQPRIASRLGTERARALHFLNLLTPGVSVMYYGDEIGMTNGELTAEDIQDNFSPANSTIDSRDLERTPMQWDDTRFAGFSSTKPWLPVHANMAKTNVLAQAMHPDSLLHLHRRLLHLRRSMPILQHGTLEVINAGNGFVLGIKRELGSERAYIYINFADAPQHFFIPEHTEIIASTHSYCSTIDNNQQLTIQKYCGVLLLPQNNG
- the rsmD gene encoding 16S rRNA (guanine(966)-N(2))-methyltransferase RsmD, producing the protein MRVKLIAGEFGGRFVQAPPGSTTHPMGERVRSAMFNSLGETVRGARVLDAFAGSGAIGLEALSRGAESVVFVERDRVAQRVIAENISTVGASENAIVIKTTISNWLESMSVTEKFDIIFADPPYHNPQFSTVLRLMGLLKPGGHMVLSHSGIGEVPIQNGIVVVDNRSYGGAHLTYFRKEISG
- the recG gene encoding ATP-dependent DNA helicase RecG; this translates as MKLTTPLAHIKGVGPKTAQALSAAGLETVADALDFLPRAYDDYSAAVNIADLQPGKVTVRARCESISTRIVRRGLRITTAVLADDSGKVKAVWFNQPYRESQLKSDAEFMFSGQFGMQYNSYQISSPSVELAKQTDASDAQHASGIHPIYKSIKNLRPKTVQDLLKNLRPVMEFLPETLPEHIVQRQKLVSRAEAVRFLHAPKNHQEIACGRERLAFEELFEMILAAQLNKQEQTKLTGWRIPFNQPVVKQFVEQLPFPLTNAQRRAAWQILQDLEFEHPMNRLLQGDVGSGKTVVAGLVAAEVAQAGFQTAIMAPTEILAAQHAKTLDELLSPFGVSVALLTGHVKGAQRRQLLDNLANGNISVVVGTHALIQEKVAYHKLGFVVIDEQHRFGVKQRQALLQKSDYMPHLLSMTATPIPRSLALTLYGELDISILDELPAGRQPIETKIWSPASAPKLYETIDHELAQSRQAYVICPLIDDNPDNDKKSVEAEYHKLAKTMFHHRRVGLLHGKLPPEEKAAVMQQFADGDIDMLVSTTVVEVGVNVPNATVMLIENADHFGLSQLHQLRGRVGRGEHQSFCHLMLSSHDKPSQRFREIEKSQDGFYLAEVDLKLRGPGEIYGRAQHGALNLKIASLSDTPLIARAQTEAERFVKEGQDLLQYNHLARAVSRYQRLTTLN